DNA from Lagenorhynchus albirostris chromosome 15, mLagAlb1.1, whole genome shotgun sequence:
AGCCACAGTGGATGGGGTCCAAACAAATCATTCAATATCTCTTATCCATTCTCATCACTTGTATAGTTGAAAAGCACTTTTACAAACTATGACCTCAGTGGGCTTGCCCAACAGTCCTGTAAGGcaggcagagaaaatattttcatcatccttGTTTCGTTGAACAAAACTGAGATGCAGAGACAGTAAACATCTAGGTCACATGAgttaggacttgaacccaggtctttggATTCCAAGTAGAGCTCGTCTTTGCAAGAAAGGGTGTGTTCTAGAAAAGTGGCCCAGGCCTTAGCAAAATAGCCACACAGATTACGTTCATTGCCAGTGGCAAACTCGACCCCTTTCTCTGTCCCCTTACTCACTGACACTAGAGCTGCTGACATCCTTGACATTAAGGTTTCAGGAACTGGATGTGTTCCTCATTTCAGGATTGTCTGTCTTCACCCAAAAGAATGATGAGTTTTCAAGCatcagtggaaaagaaaattttttggtTCTTTCCTTTGAAATTACACCATTATAGATAACCAATGACCTGGTTATGAGAAAAATTCTTTTCTGGCAGCCagaatcctagagaatgttctaggGAGGTCATAAGATCTGGGTGGGAAAGCTCAGTGTGATGGCGTGAATTGTCTTCCCGTGAGGCTGTAAACCCCACCCTCTAATTCACCCTTTTATCTCCATTGTGCTGCATTCTGTAGGCTTTGACTTTCCTGCACTGGCCAGATATAAAATGAGGGAAGATGAAGAATGAGTCTAGATAACCATCTGTGGCCTCTGTTTGACCACCTAAATATCTGGATATAGCTTAATGACTCCAATGGCTTCTGCCATTTCATTttgctatttaaatatttttgcacagTAGGTAATCAGTAAATGTCAGCTCCTGTTGCCCTTATCTAATCTCGCTGGTGTGGTtgtgcacacagtaggtgttgaGCAGCTATCAGTAAATGTCAGCTGCTGTGGTTTGTGTCTAGTTGCATCACATTTTATGACTCCAGAAGCATCCAGCTCCTTGAGAGCAGTGAGGTGTGAACACAGTTGTCCTTTCCCCAAGCAGTCTGTGAACTTGGTTATTGGTGAATTGTGCTCTAAGTACTGGCTTTTGGGTTTTCAATTACGAAACACCAGTGGGTCACTTCAGCCTGATACAATCCACCTCTTCCGTGGCCAGCAGGCCGCTGGTTTTGAGGTCATGGTCAGCGCTGGACTTGCTCCCGCCATGGGAGGGCCGCCAGTGGAGCAGCAGCATCTTCTTGAAGTACTTCATGGTGTTGTTCTTGACGGCCACGAAGCAAACGGTGTTGATCATGCTGTTGCTCATGGCGATGCACTCGACGACATAAAAGGCTGTGAGGTAGTGCTTCTCCTTCACGAATACAGTGGGGAAGAAGTCGCGCACGATGGTGAAGCCGTAGAAAGGCGCCCAGCACAGCACGTAGGCCGTGAGGATGCACATGAGCACCAGCACCGTCTTCCGGCGGCACCGCAGCCGCTTCCGGATCTGTTCCGTCTGGAAACCAGGGACTGCCTTGAACCAGAGCTCCCGGGAGATCCTGGCGTAGCACAGGGTCATGGTGACCACCGGGCCCAGGAACTCGATGCCgaagatgaagaggaagtaggaTTTATAGTAGAGCTGCTGGTCCACTGGCCAGATCTGGCCGCAGAAGATCTTTTCCTGGCGTTTGACAATAAAGAGGACGGTTTCCGTTGTGAAGTAGGCTGATGGGATGGCGATGAGAATGGATACGATCCAGACCAAAGCGATCAGGAAGGAGGCTGTTTGATAATTCATCCGTGGTTTCAAGGGGTGAACGATAGCGAGATatctggtgggggagggaagctATCAGTAATAATGATGTGTGCTTGTAATCATTATTGGTTTTTAACTAACCCAAACACCCACAGTAGCAGACAAAATGGCACAATGACTCCCCACGTACCTAATTTTCCAGCATCAACGTGCTTCATCTTATTTTAGCAACATCATTTGGCATTTGGAGGAGAGGAGTGATTTAGTGTAAACAGCACAGGATTTGGGTCAAACAGACAGAATAAATCTTGGCTGGAGTGAATCACTCAGTCTCTCTGAGATTCATTTCCTCAGGTgcaacatgaaataaaatgacaCCTACCTTGCAGGGCTGctgtgaatattaaatattataatgttTGTGAAATGCTTGGCATGTACTAGGTGTGGCATGTACATGTGGCCTATCATGATTATAAGCCCTATTGATACCACCTTGGCTTTCCAGCTTGCCATTCTGCCTAAGAACATAATTCTTTCAAAACCCTTCAATCCAAATATCTTCTAGTGTAGAGGTGAAAGAAGAGCTGTGGACTAGgaatttttctctcctcccctcaggTGTCATCCTGCATTACAGAGCAGGAGTGGACTAAGGGTAGAATCTGAGGAATCTAGTGAGGtgtaaatgacttgcccaagctcacTTGGTGCAGGGAACAGAATCCAGGCTCCTGATACAAAACTTTTACACCCAACTCCCTGGGCTGTCTCAAGCTCAGATGAGAAGGTGTGTAAAGTTGCCTTGACACCATAGAGCAGCACACAGCATAAAACTTTTATCCTGCTCTTTCCAATGAGCAACGCTGCCTGGGAAAGAGGTTGGAGCCCTTTGTGGGAAATGAGCTCATTTGTGTAGGTTGAATACCTTCTTTCCAGAAAAACCTAACAACACCTATTTAGGTAATTTAGTGCCCTGGAATCATTCCTGTGCATTTTATGGAGTGAGAGGGAGAAGTGGTGGaggaaggtggaggaagaggtggtggaggaaggtggaggaagaaaagaggcaTGAAGGGTAGGGAAGAAACAATACAACCTTGGAAATGAATATGTACCCCTTACCTGGAGCTTGAGTCAGGTTATGACCAAGAGCAGGAAGCCACCCATAGAAATTCTATCCAATTTACCCTTCTATTGTAACAAGACCCTTTGGTCACCTTTCCAAGTTTCTGACTTGACCAAGAAGGCCTTCTGCCATGTTATTTCTGTCTGTCCCTGACAATATGTCTGTCATAAGATTGTTTTATTGGCTCTTGCCTTCCCCTTGCCCACTGGCAGCTCTGACTCTATAGACTTCAATTAGGAGATCTCATGGCAGCCTGGCTCTCCCCAGCTTGCAGCTTTATGAAGACATGAGATAAAGTTGCATCCCATCCCAACCAGTGGCTACACCCTAGCTGTATATATTAATAAGCAGTGCTTACTGGAGTTCTTCACCCATCCATGGGACCCAGCTTTTCCAAGTTAACCTGCGTGACTTGCCTGGGTAGCGCAAGGCTCACAGGGCTGGAGATTGGGAAAAATGGGCTAGCCAATCTTTCACTGGGGCAGGGACATCTCACAATCACTGTCTCTCTGTGATACTGAGTGTATCagcttcctgttgctgctgtaacaaattaccacaaactcagtggcttaaacaacacaaattaattatcttacagttttggaggtcagaagtctgacatgtgtctcactgggctaaaatcaagttgttggtaggactgtgttcctttctggaggctctgaggggaaaatctcatttgtttcttgtctagggctgcctgcattccttggtttaGGGCCCCCTTTCATGTTCAAAGCCACCAGTAACCAGTCAAGCCCTTCCCACAACACATCACTGACACTGACTTTTCTGCCTCCTTCTTGCACATCTAAGGAccactgggcccacctggataatccagtcTCATGTCCTTATTTTATGATCAGctaattagcaaccttaattccatctgctatCTTAATTCCCCTTAGGCATAACgtattctggggattaggatgtggatatcttGGGGGtgtcattattctgcctatcatACTGAGTCCAAAGTCCTTAGATAATGCAGAACTAATTCAAGACTTAATAACTCTCTCAGTCTGGTTCTTGCATGAAAAGTATCTCAGTAACCAATGTCAAAGAGAACTTCCACAGCCCTGCTTAATCTGTTGTCAACTCCTAAATTCTAATTCCTTATCCTATAGGATGCTCCAAAATTCAGAGTTGTCATCagctaaataataaaataaagaacattggCCTAGGCATTATTCAGAAGCCCTGGATTTCAGCTGTGCACCTAAATTCTTGAATAAATTACTTATGCTCCTGggacttagtttcttcatctgtgaaagggagataaaaataactttacagACAATCTTGTAGGCTTTTTGAAAGATTCTATTTGAGAAGGTAAATGTACATAAAGCATGGTGGAAGCTATAATACTTTGTTTAAACCCATCTTTTCGCATGACTCATTCATTGGCAAGAGGGATATCTGCAAAGTCTTTGTTGCCATCTATCTGCTTGGATGTGTGTTTCTTGAGGTCAACACTctttttctgggttctctatGACTTCAAATATCATCCCTTCTAGGCCCTCTGCACATGAACCTTGCTCTTCTGCTGCTACCTGTGTCAGGGTTTGCAGGTTTATCTAATTCTGAGTAAGCTGTGGTCCCCATGCCTACAGATACAAGCCCATTATTTAATTAGTGTCATCTCAGCAAAAGTGAGAGTTTGGACATCATTCATCTTTCTTAtcattttgccttatttttcagTTGGTTTGAAACTGAGTGAGAAAGAGGGgtgctatttatttattaggGTCCTGGATTATAAGGGCTGAAATTCCATATGCTGCTTTGACATCTACAGGGCCCCAAAAGCCTAGCTGTGAGTTCCTCTGTTTTCACCAGATATATCCCTCCACCCAGTGAGAAACGCTCTTGTCCTGCTAGTTCCTCTATCAGTGGGAATAGCTGCACCCCCAATCCTCAACCTAATGGGTTTCACCTCCCTGCCAGTTGGCAAAATCATCCAAACAAGTCAATCACATCCTCCCATGGGAGCCAAGGGTCACCTCAGCCTCTTGTCACTATAGACCCTGCTGCTCACATCCCCTGCTGGTTCATTCTATTCCCAAGCACAGCTCCCACGTGACCCTGCCTGGTGTGCAGTGTCCTCCTCCCCTGGGCTGGCAGTATATGAGACCAGCCAAGTGCTTTCACCCTCATTGTTCTAGTTTGAGGTGTTGTGGGTTCAGTTATCTACTACTATTGGTGCTGGAGAGTCCTGCATTCATCAACGGGGTGAATAGGAGGTGGTCAGAATAGCACACTTGAATTGCAATGCCTTCCTCATGAAGCGTTCCCAGACTGCATCACTAACATAatcatctgtctttctctgagttaCTCTTCACTTATCACTAGATTATTCTAGTTTTTGTGTGGAAGAAAAGCTCCCTGAGGTCAAAGACTGTGTCTTCTACTACTTTATGTTTCCATACGTATAGGTTGGGCACAAAGTAGAACCCAGCAACCTGTAGATCTACCAGGTTGTAGCAGATGTTGTTGGTGCCCCTCTATTATCCCTTTGCTTTTATCACTTCACTGTATGCCTGTCCACTGCCACCTGCTAAAACCTGCATTTCTTTGTTGGAAGGCCTTCTCTGGCTTCCAGATTCCTCTTGGTAACTTGCACAGAATTTCCAGAGTGGCCCTCACAAATGACTTATGAGGGTTGGTGTATAAATATCCTAGTTCCCTCCTACCCTCTCACTCCTGGGAGAACTCTGAGGTGTGATCTACACCAGCTCCAAGAGTTCTGTGGCAGGAATAAGCATCAGCTGTGCACAGTGGAAACTTGTTCAATAACACAGCTTGTATTGACTGCCTTCCCTTGACTGCCTCATTTCCTATCTCCCTATAGGTGCTTACTGAGGGCTACCTGCACatgaatccttgtctcagggtctaTTTTAGGGGTAAACCACACTAAGGCACAGGTTTGAGGCTCTGCACTAAGCACTATGGAAACATGAAGATAGGAGTGGTTATTATGCTTAAAACACAATGTCCTTTGGAAAAGACCGTCTGTGTCCCCAGACACAGCATGAGATTAAAAGACAGATTGGCATCAGATTACAAAGACTCTGGGGTGCTAGACTCAGGATTTGGCATGTATTCTATAGGCATCGAAACTTTTGGAGGTTTTGTAAGGAATGAGATATATTAGAAAGACTCTTCAGTGGTGATATTCTGATGCTTAATATGGATGAGTATAGATTCCAAGGGACAGTCAGGGGCTCCTGAAGGGGTGAAGAGACAAGTTAGAGGAGCATTATGATGGTCCAGCCATGACTTGCCAAGAGATGAAGCTGGAGGGACTATTGCCAGGACCTGGGGTAGGGCTGCACCTGGTGTAGGGATGTGTGGGTGGCAGTAGaacagggagaaaggaaaagaatgatggTAGTATCTCCTGCTTGGGTGACTGGGAGATGGTGGAATGGCTGACAGAGCTGGAAGCTGACTGAGGCAGAGCTGGTTTGGGGTGGAAAATGAACCACTCTGTATTGTAACAGAATGGTTGCTTCCTGAGAATCTCCCATgttacaaaagaaagaagaaacaagaaagaaagaaagaaagaaaagaaagaaagaaagaaagaaagaaagaaaaaagaaaggaaggaaggaagaaggaaagaaagaaagaaagaaagaaagatagaaagaaagaaagaaagaaagagaaagaaagaaaaaccccaCAACTACATTAGGAAGACAAAGGTTTCAATGGAAAAAAGGTGATGAGAACAGTGGTAACTCACTTGAGTAAACATCAGAATCATTCAGGGTTGGGTAAAATGCAGATGCCTAGGTCCTAGCTCAGGGGATTCCCATTCAGtaggggcccaggaatctgactTTGTACCATTGTACCAAACATACTTTGTATCATTTCCCCTGGGGAATTTTGTGCATTTGGTTAATAGGTAAGTTTCATAAACACTGGGTTCAGAGCTTACGAGCCTCAAAGTTGTGataacaaaattgttttttcttgcaGGAATTAAGTTATAAATAGGAAGATGCCTCTTATACCTGTATGTGTATTATATtatcataaatgaaaaataatcaccGGGTTGATTAAAAAGGACCACAGACCTAAATAGCACTGAGAATAAGGGAAAAACTGGAGTTGAAAggagataaaagggaaaaagatgATTAAAAACACATCATCAAAATGAGCATAACTCACAATGGTGGACCAAGAAGATGTGACACAAATTGCCCCCCTCAAGCAGAGCCACTGGTAGTCCAGTGCTGGCCTACAgctatttacataaataaaacatgtatCAGATTTGTCTGAAGCTGCTATTagaaattttactttataaatttacAATAGATCAAGGACTTACAGAACATCTCatgcaaatatatgcaaataagcacatggaTGTATgcaaaaaagaaaggcaagaatGTCCTTCCCTCTTTTTTGCAACTGAACCCtgtaatcttattttaaaatcagctctGCCACAAAGTCACCAAGAacaagagtacatactgtatgattccatttttacgaagttaaaaaataggcaaaactaaacTATGACGctagaaatcagatcagtggttgcctgggatgGGAGGAATGACTGGtaaggggcacaaggaaactttctagggatggaaatgttctatatctttgGGTAGTGGTTACAGGAAAAACTTCGCACATGCTATCTTGACTTGAAGCTGCCTT
Protein-coding regions in this window:
- the PROKR2 gene encoding prokineticin receptor 2; this translates as MAAQNGNTSFAANFSIPQDHASSLPFNFSYGDYDLPLDEDEDMTKTHTFFAAKIIIGVALVGIMLICGIGNFVFITALARYKKLRNLTNLLIANLAISDFLVAIVCCPFEMDYYVVRQLSWKHGHVLCASVNYLRTVSLYVSTNALLAIAIDRYLAIVHPLKPRMNYQTASFLIALVWIVSILIAIPSAYFTTETVLFIVKRQEKIFCGQIWPVDQQLYYKSYFLFIFGIEFLGPVVTMTLCYARISRELWFKAVPGFQTEQIRKRLRCRRKTVLVLMCILTAYVLCWAPFYGFTIVRDFFPTVFVKEKHYLTAFYVVECIAMSNSMINTVCFVAVKNNTMKYFKKMLLLHWRPSHGGSKSSADHDLKTSGLLATEEVDCIRLK